From Eubalaena glacialis isolate mEubGla1 chromosome 5, mEubGla1.1.hap2.+ XY, whole genome shotgun sequence, one genomic window encodes:
- the PPID gene encoding peptidyl-prolyl cis-trans isomerase D isoform X4 yields MSHPSPQAKPSNPSNPRVFLDVDVGGERVGRIVLELFADIVPKTAENFRALCTGEKGIGSSTGKPLHFKGCPFHRIIKKFMIQGGDFSNQNGTGGESIYGGKFEDENFHYKHDKEGLLSMANAGRNTNGSQFFITMAPIPHLDGKHVVFGQVIKGMGVARILENVEVKGEKPAKVDKILLITEDLKNIGNTFFKSQNWEMAIKKYTKVLRYVEGSKAAAENAGGAKLQPVALSCLLNIGACKLKLSDWQGAVDSCLEALEIDPANTKALYRRAQGWQGLKEYDQALLPGFSFGFGPASACRSPEGVCSSLTQDGVKGAADSGALAHSGGGRERYGGGGASLRRQRRRDVAPARGTPCVLPGKLSPDHGSLAVAGCTGSREGRCGE; encoded by the exons tggGTCGAATTGTCTTGGAATTGTTTGCAGATATTGTACCCAAAACTGCAGAAAATTTTCGTGCATTGTGTACAGGAGAAAAAGGCATTGGATCGTCCACTGGGAAACCTCTACATTTCAAAGGATGTCCTTTCCATCGAA ttaTTAAGAAATTTATGATTCAGGGTGGAGACTTCTCAAATCAGAATGGGACAGGTGGAGAAAGTATTTATGGTGGAAAATTTGAAGATGAAAATTTCCATTATAAG CACGATAAGGAGGGATTACTGAGCATGGCGAACGCAGGCCGCAATACAAACGGCTCTCAGTTCTTCATCACCATGGCTCCGATCCCTCACTTGGATGGCAAACACGTGGTGTTTGGCCAGGTGATTAAAGGAATGGGTGTGGCAAGGATTCTGGAGAACGTGGAGGTGAAAGGTGAAAAACCTGCCAAA gtagataaaattttattaataacgGAAGACTTAAAAAACATTGGAAATACTTTTTTCAAATCCCAGAACTGGGAGATGgccattaaaaaatacacaaaagttttaag GTACGTGGAAGGCTCGAAGGCTGCTGCTGAGAACGCAGGCGGAGCAAAGCTGCAGCCCGTCGCTTTGAGCTGCCTGCTGAATATCGGCGCCTGCAAACTGAAGCTGTCCGATTGGCAGGGAGCAGTCGACAGCTGTTTGGAG GCCCTTGAAATAGATCCGGCAAATACCAAAGCACTGTACCGTAGAGCCCAAGGATGGCAAGGACTAAAAGAATACGACCAAGCATTG ctcccggggttcagctttggatttggacccgcctctgcgtgtaggtcgcctgagggcgtctgttcttcgctcacacaggatggggttaaaggagcagctgattcgggggctctggctcactcaggcggggggagggagcggtacggaggaggcggggcaagcctgcggcgtcagaggcgtcgtgacgttgcaccagcccgaggcacgccgtgcgttctcccggggaagttgtccccggatcacgggagcctggccgtggcgggctgcaccggctcccgggaggggcggtgtggagagtga
- the PPID gene encoding peptidyl-prolyl cis-trans isomerase D isoform X3 has product MSHPSPQAKPSNPSNPRVFLDVDVGGERVGRIVLELFADIVPKTAENFRALCTGEKGIGSSTGKPLHFKGCPFHRIIKKFMIQGGDFSNQNGTGGESIYGGKFEDENFHYKHDKEGLLSMANAGRNTNGSQFFITMAPIPHLDGKHVVFGQVIKGMGVARILENVEVKGEKPAKLCVTAECGELKGGDDWGIFPKDGSGDSHPDFPEDADIDVKDVDKILLITEDLKNIGNTFFKSQNWEMAIKKYTKVLRYVEGSKAAAENAGGAKLQPVALSCLLNIGACKLKLSDWQGAVDSCLEALEIDPANTKALYRRAQGWQGLKEYDQALADLKKAQEIAPEDKDTAARLSQARLQSCCRKHTSGSLPSAYTPAAFHVSEDCLLCCPVILDGRAALEDTVFRANVVFGTIS; this is encoded by the exons tggGTCGAATTGTCTTGGAATTGTTTGCAGATATTGTACCCAAAACTGCAGAAAATTTTCGTGCATTGTGTACAGGAGAAAAAGGCATTGGATCGTCCACTGGGAAACCTCTACATTTCAAAGGATGTCCTTTCCATCGAA ttaTTAAGAAATTTATGATTCAGGGTGGAGACTTCTCAAATCAGAATGGGACAGGTGGAGAAAGTATTTATGGTGGAAAATTTGAAGATGAAAATTTCCATTATAAG CACGATAAGGAGGGATTACTGAGCATGGCGAACGCAGGCCGCAATACAAACGGCTCTCAGTTCTTCATCACCATGGCTCCGATCCCTCACTTGGATGGCAAACACGTGGTGTTTGGCCAGGTGATTAAAGGAATGGGTGTGGCAAGGATTCTGGAGAACGTGGAGGTGAAAGGTGAAAAACCTGCCAAA TTGTGCGTTACTGCAGAGTGCGGAGAACTGAAGGGAGGGGATGACTGGGGAATATTCCCCAAGGATGGATCTGGTGACAGTCATCCAGACTTCCCCGAGGATGCAGACATAGATGTAAAGGAT gtagataaaattttattaataacgGAAGACTTAAAAAACATTGGAAATACTTTTTTCAAATCCCAGAACTGGGAGATGgccattaaaaaatacacaaaagttttaag GTACGTGGAAGGCTCGAAGGCTGCTGCTGAGAACGCAGGCGGAGCAAAGCTGCAGCCCGTCGCTTTGAGCTGCCTGCTGAATATCGGCGCCTGCAAACTGAAGCTGTCCGATTGGCAGGGAGCAGTCGACAGCTGTTTGGAG GCCCTTGAAATAGATCCGGCAAATACCAAAGCACTGTACCGTAGAGCCCAAGGATGGCAAGGACTAAAAGAATACGACCAAGCATTG gCTGATCTTAAGAAAGCTCAGGAGATAGCACCAGAGGATAAAG ATACTGCGGCACGCCTGTCACAGGCCAGGCTCCAGTCATGCTGCAGAAAGCACACGTCAGGGTCCCTGCCTTCAGCTTACACTCCAGCCGCTTTCCACGTGTCTGAAGACTGTTTGCTCTGCTGTCCTGTAATTCTAGATGGAAGAGCAGCATTAGAAGACACAGTATTTAGGGCGAATGTAGTGTTTGGGACCATTTCTTAA
- the PPID gene encoding peptidyl-prolyl cis-trans isomerase D isoform X5, protein MSHPSPQAKPSNPSNPRVFLDVDVGGERVGRIVLELFADIVPKTAENFRALCTGEKGIGSSTGKPLHFKGCPFHRIIKKFMIQGGDFSNQNGTGGESIYGGKFEDENFHYKHDKEGLLSMANAGRNTNGSQFFITMAPIPHLDGKHVVFGQVIKGMGVARILENVEVKGEKPAKLCVTAECGELKGGDDWGIFPKDGSGDSHPDFPEDADIDVKDVDKILLITEDLKNIGNTFFKSQNWEMAIKKYTKVLRYVEGSKAAAENAGGAKLQPVALSCLLNIGACKLKLSDWQGAVDSCLEALEIDPANTKALYRRAQGWQGLKEYDQALADLKKAQEIAPEDKAIQAELRKVKQKIKAQKDKEKAAYAKMFA, encoded by the exons tggGTCGAATTGTCTTGGAATTGTTTGCAGATATTGTACCCAAAACTGCAGAAAATTTTCGTGCATTGTGTACAGGAGAAAAAGGCATTGGATCGTCCACTGGGAAACCTCTACATTTCAAAGGATGTCCTTTCCATCGAA ttaTTAAGAAATTTATGATTCAGGGTGGAGACTTCTCAAATCAGAATGGGACAGGTGGAGAAAGTATTTATGGTGGAAAATTTGAAGATGAAAATTTCCATTATAAG CACGATAAGGAGGGATTACTGAGCATGGCGAACGCAGGCCGCAATACAAACGGCTCTCAGTTCTTCATCACCATGGCTCCGATCCCTCACTTGGATGGCAAACACGTGGTGTTTGGCCAGGTGATTAAAGGAATGGGTGTGGCAAGGATTCTGGAGAACGTGGAGGTGAAAGGTGAAAAACCTGCCAAA TTGTGCGTTACTGCAGAGTGCGGAGAACTGAAGGGAGGGGATGACTGGGGAATATTCCCCAAGGATGGATCTGGTGACAGTCATCCAGACTTCCCCGAGGATGCAGACATAGATGTAAAGGAT gtagataaaattttattaataacgGAAGACTTAAAAAACATTGGAAATACTTTTTTCAAATCCCAGAACTGGGAGATGgccattaaaaaatacacaaaagttttaag GTACGTGGAAGGCTCGAAGGCTGCTGCTGAGAACGCAGGCGGAGCAAAGCTGCAGCCCGTCGCTTTGAGCTGCCTGCTGAATATCGGCGCCTGCAAACTGAAGCTGTCCGATTGGCAGGGAGCAGTCGACAGCTGTTTGGAG GCCCTTGAAATAGATCCGGCAAATACCAAAGCACTGTACCGTAGAGCCCAAGGATGGCAAGGACTAAAAGAATACGACCAAGCATTG gCTGATCTTAAGAAAGCTCAGGAGATAGCACCAGAGGATAAAG CTATCCAGGCAGAATTGCGCAAAGTCAAGCAAAAGATAAAGGCacagaaagataaagagaaggcaGCTTATGCAAAAATGTTTGCTTAA
- the PPID gene encoding peptidyl-prolyl cis-trans isomerase D isoform X2 yields MSHPSPQAKPSNPSNPRVFLDVDVGGERVGRIVLELFADIVPKTAENFRALCTGEKGIGSSTGKPLHFKGCPFHRIIKKFMIQGGDFSNQNGTGGESIYGGKFEDENFHYKHDKEGLLSMANAGRNTNGSQFFITMAPIPHLDGKHVVFGQVIKGMGVARILENVEVKGEKPAKLCVTAECGELKGGDDWGIFPKDGSGDSHPDFPEDADIDVKDVDKILLITEDLKNIGNTFFKSQNWEMAIKKYTKVLRYVEGSKAAAENAGGAKLQPVALSCLLNIGACKLKLSDWQGAVDSCLEALEIDPANTKALYRRAQGWQGLKEYDQALADLKKAQEIAPEDKADTAARLSQARLQSCCRKHTSGSLPSAYTPAAFHVSEDCLLCCPVILDGRAALEDTVFRANVVFGTIS; encoded by the exons tggGTCGAATTGTCTTGGAATTGTTTGCAGATATTGTACCCAAAACTGCAGAAAATTTTCGTGCATTGTGTACAGGAGAAAAAGGCATTGGATCGTCCACTGGGAAACCTCTACATTTCAAAGGATGTCCTTTCCATCGAA ttaTTAAGAAATTTATGATTCAGGGTGGAGACTTCTCAAATCAGAATGGGACAGGTGGAGAAAGTATTTATGGTGGAAAATTTGAAGATGAAAATTTCCATTATAAG CACGATAAGGAGGGATTACTGAGCATGGCGAACGCAGGCCGCAATACAAACGGCTCTCAGTTCTTCATCACCATGGCTCCGATCCCTCACTTGGATGGCAAACACGTGGTGTTTGGCCAGGTGATTAAAGGAATGGGTGTGGCAAGGATTCTGGAGAACGTGGAGGTGAAAGGTGAAAAACCTGCCAAA TTGTGCGTTACTGCAGAGTGCGGAGAACTGAAGGGAGGGGATGACTGGGGAATATTCCCCAAGGATGGATCTGGTGACAGTCATCCAGACTTCCCCGAGGATGCAGACATAGATGTAAAGGAT gtagataaaattttattaataacgGAAGACTTAAAAAACATTGGAAATACTTTTTTCAAATCCCAGAACTGGGAGATGgccattaaaaaatacacaaaagttttaag GTACGTGGAAGGCTCGAAGGCTGCTGCTGAGAACGCAGGCGGAGCAAAGCTGCAGCCCGTCGCTTTGAGCTGCCTGCTGAATATCGGCGCCTGCAAACTGAAGCTGTCCGATTGGCAGGGAGCAGTCGACAGCTGTTTGGAG GCCCTTGAAATAGATCCGGCAAATACCAAAGCACTGTACCGTAGAGCCCAAGGATGGCAAGGACTAAAAGAATACGACCAAGCATTG gCTGATCTTAAGAAAGCTCAGGAGATAGCACCAGAGGATAAAG CAGATACTGCGGCACGCCTGTCACAGGCCAGGCTCCAGTCATGCTGCAGAAAGCACACGTCAGGGTCCCTGCCTTCAGCTTACACTCCAGCCGCTTTCCACGTGTCTGAAGACTGTTTGCTCTGCTGTCCTGTAATTCTAGATGGAAGAGCAGCATTAGAAGACACAGTATTTAGGGCGAATGTAGTGTTTGGGACCATTTCTTAA
- the PPID gene encoding peptidyl-prolyl cis-trans isomerase D isoform X6 — protein MSHPSPQAKPSNPSNPRVFLDVDVGGERVGRIVLELFADIVPKTAENFRALCTGEKGIGSSTGKPLHFKGCPFHRIIKKFMIQGGDFSNQNGTGGESIYGGKFEDENFHYKHDKEGLLSMANAGRNTNGSQFFITMAPIPHLDGKHVVFGQVIKGMGVARILENVEVKGEKPAKLCVTAECGELKGGDDWGIFPKDGSGDSHPDFPEDADIDVKDVDKILLITEDLKNIGNTFFKSQNWEMAIKKYTKVLRYVEGSKAAAENAGGAKLQPVALSCLLNIGACKLKLSDWQGAVDSCLEALEIDPANTKALYRRAQGWQGLKEYDQALFQTFSRTPSRLAVVH, from the exons tggGTCGAATTGTCTTGGAATTGTTTGCAGATATTGTACCCAAAACTGCAGAAAATTTTCGTGCATTGTGTACAGGAGAAAAAGGCATTGGATCGTCCACTGGGAAACCTCTACATTTCAAAGGATGTCCTTTCCATCGAA ttaTTAAGAAATTTATGATTCAGGGTGGAGACTTCTCAAATCAGAATGGGACAGGTGGAGAAAGTATTTATGGTGGAAAATTTGAAGATGAAAATTTCCATTATAAG CACGATAAGGAGGGATTACTGAGCATGGCGAACGCAGGCCGCAATACAAACGGCTCTCAGTTCTTCATCACCATGGCTCCGATCCCTCACTTGGATGGCAAACACGTGGTGTTTGGCCAGGTGATTAAAGGAATGGGTGTGGCAAGGATTCTGGAGAACGTGGAGGTGAAAGGTGAAAAACCTGCCAAA TTGTGCGTTACTGCAGAGTGCGGAGAACTGAAGGGAGGGGATGACTGGGGAATATTCCCCAAGGATGGATCTGGTGACAGTCATCCAGACTTCCCCGAGGATGCAGACATAGATGTAAAGGAT gtagataaaattttattaataacgGAAGACTTAAAAAACATTGGAAATACTTTTTTCAAATCCCAGAACTGGGAGATGgccattaaaaaatacacaaaagttttaag GTACGTGGAAGGCTCGAAGGCTGCTGCTGAGAACGCAGGCGGAGCAAAGCTGCAGCCCGTCGCTTTGAGCTGCCTGCTGAATATCGGCGCCTGCAAACTGAAGCTGTCCGATTGGCAGGGAGCAGTCGACAGCTGTTTGGAG GCCCTTGAAATAGATCCGGCAAATACCAAAGCACTGTACCGTAGAGCCCAAGGATGGCAAGGACTAAAAGAATACGACCAAGCATTG ttccagaccttttcccggactccctcccggctagccgtggtgcactag
- the PPID gene encoding peptidyl-prolyl cis-trans isomerase D isoform X1 — protein MSHPSPQAKPSNPSNPRVFLDVDVGGERVGRIVLELFADIVPKTAENFRALCTGEKGIGSSTGKPLHFKGCPFHRIIKKFMIQGGDFSNQNGTGGESIYGGKFEDENFHYKHDKEGLLSMANAGRNTNGSQFFITMAPIPHLDGKHVVFGQVIKGMGVARILENVEVKGEKPAKLCVTAECGELKGGDDWGIFPKDGSGDSHPDFPEDADIDVKDVDKILLITEDLKNIGNTFFKSQNWEMAIKKYTKVLRYVEGSKAAAENAGGAKLQPVALSCLLNIGACKLKLSDWQGAVDSCLEALEIDPANTKALYRRAQGWQGLKEYDQALLPGFSFGFGPASACRSPEGVCSSLTQDGVKGAADSGALAHSGGGRERYGGGGASLRRQRRRDVAPARGTPCVLPGKLSPDHGSLAVAGCTGSREGRCGE, from the exons tggGTCGAATTGTCTTGGAATTGTTTGCAGATATTGTACCCAAAACTGCAGAAAATTTTCGTGCATTGTGTACAGGAGAAAAAGGCATTGGATCGTCCACTGGGAAACCTCTACATTTCAAAGGATGTCCTTTCCATCGAA ttaTTAAGAAATTTATGATTCAGGGTGGAGACTTCTCAAATCAGAATGGGACAGGTGGAGAAAGTATTTATGGTGGAAAATTTGAAGATGAAAATTTCCATTATAAG CACGATAAGGAGGGATTACTGAGCATGGCGAACGCAGGCCGCAATACAAACGGCTCTCAGTTCTTCATCACCATGGCTCCGATCCCTCACTTGGATGGCAAACACGTGGTGTTTGGCCAGGTGATTAAAGGAATGGGTGTGGCAAGGATTCTGGAGAACGTGGAGGTGAAAGGTGAAAAACCTGCCAAA TTGTGCGTTACTGCAGAGTGCGGAGAACTGAAGGGAGGGGATGACTGGGGAATATTCCCCAAGGATGGATCTGGTGACAGTCATCCAGACTTCCCCGAGGATGCAGACATAGATGTAAAGGAT gtagataaaattttattaataacgGAAGACTTAAAAAACATTGGAAATACTTTTTTCAAATCCCAGAACTGGGAGATGgccattaaaaaatacacaaaagttttaag GTACGTGGAAGGCTCGAAGGCTGCTGCTGAGAACGCAGGCGGAGCAAAGCTGCAGCCCGTCGCTTTGAGCTGCCTGCTGAATATCGGCGCCTGCAAACTGAAGCTGTCCGATTGGCAGGGAGCAGTCGACAGCTGTTTGGAG GCCCTTGAAATAGATCCGGCAAATACCAAAGCACTGTACCGTAGAGCCCAAGGATGGCAAGGACTAAAAGAATACGACCAAGCATTG ctcccggggttcagctttggatttggacccgcctctgcgtgtaggtcgcctgagggcgtctgttcttcgctcacacaggatggggttaaaggagcagctgattcgggggctctggctcactcaggcggggggagggagcggtacggaggaggcggggcaagcctgcggcgtcagaggcgtcgtgacgttgcaccagcccgaggcacgccgtgcgttctcccggggaagttgtccccggatcacgggagcctggccgtggcgggctgcaccggctcccgggaggggcggtgtggagagtga
- the PPID gene encoding peptidyl-prolyl cis-trans isomerase D isoform X7 has translation MSHPSPQAKPSNPSNPRVFLDVDVGGERVGRIVLELFADIVPKTAENFRALCTGEKGIGSSTGKPLHFKGCPFHRIIKKFMIQGGDFSNQNGTGGESIYGGKFEDENFHYKHDKEGLLSMANAGRNTNGSQFFITMAPIPHLDGKHVVFGQVIKGMGVARILENVEVKGEKPAKLCVTAECGELKGGDDWGIFPKDGSGDSHPDFPEDADIDVKDVDKILLITEDLKNIGNTFFKSQNWEMAIKKYTKVLRYVEGSKAAAENAGGAKLQPVALSCLLNIGACKLKLSDWQGAVDSCLEALEIDPANTKALYRRAQGWQGLKEYDQALASWWRQQQP, from the exons tggGTCGAATTGTCTTGGAATTGTTTGCAGATATTGTACCCAAAACTGCAGAAAATTTTCGTGCATTGTGTACAGGAGAAAAAGGCATTGGATCGTCCACTGGGAAACCTCTACATTTCAAAGGATGTCCTTTCCATCGAA ttaTTAAGAAATTTATGATTCAGGGTGGAGACTTCTCAAATCAGAATGGGACAGGTGGAGAAAGTATTTATGGTGGAAAATTTGAAGATGAAAATTTCCATTATAAG CACGATAAGGAGGGATTACTGAGCATGGCGAACGCAGGCCGCAATACAAACGGCTCTCAGTTCTTCATCACCATGGCTCCGATCCCTCACTTGGATGGCAAACACGTGGTGTTTGGCCAGGTGATTAAAGGAATGGGTGTGGCAAGGATTCTGGAGAACGTGGAGGTGAAAGGTGAAAAACCTGCCAAA TTGTGCGTTACTGCAGAGTGCGGAGAACTGAAGGGAGGGGATGACTGGGGAATATTCCCCAAGGATGGATCTGGTGACAGTCATCCAGACTTCCCCGAGGATGCAGACATAGATGTAAAGGAT gtagataaaattttattaataacgGAAGACTTAAAAAACATTGGAAATACTTTTTTCAAATCCCAGAACTGGGAGATGgccattaaaaaatacacaaaagttttaag GTACGTGGAAGGCTCGAAGGCTGCTGCTGAGAACGCAGGCGGAGCAAAGCTGCAGCCCGTCGCTTTGAGCTGCCTGCTGAATATCGGCGCCTGCAAACTGAAGCTGTCCGATTGGCAGGGAGCAGTCGACAGCTGTTTGGAG GCCCTTGAAATAGATCCGGCAAATACCAAAGCACTGTACCGTAGAGCCCAAGGATGGCAAGGACTAAAAGAATACGACCAAGCATTG gcttcttggtggcggcagcagcagccttag